Within Streptomyces sp. NBC_00704, the genomic segment GGGGGCACGGCACGCCGAGCGCGTCGAGCCGGGCCCGCATCACGCCCTTGTCCTGGGCGTGCACGAGCGCGTCCGGGCCGGGGCGCACGGGGATGCCGTCCGCCTCCAGCGCCCGGAGGTGCTCGGTGGGCACATGTTCGTGATCGAAGGTGATCACATCGCACCCGCGTGCGAACTCGCGCAGCGTGTCGAGATCGCGGTAGTCGCCGATGACGACATCGCTCACGACCTGCGCCGCGGAATCCTGTGGGGTGTCACTGAGGAGCTTGAACCTGATGCCGAGCGGGATGCCCGCCTCGTGTGTCATACGAGCGAGCTGCCCCCCGCCGACCATGCCGACTACCGGGAACGTCACGCTCCCAGGGTATCGGCCACGCCACCCGGCCGGATCCCGCCGTCTCCCACCGGCCGTTCCGCGGCCTCATACCCGCCGTTTCCCCGCATCTCGGCCGCCCGCGGCCGACCCGTGAGCCCGACCACAGGAAACCGGGAAGAGTGGTGGTTAGCATGGCTGGGTTGACGACACCGAATCCCGGACGGGGGCCTGTACGACCATGGCGCATGGTTCCTCGGGGCTGAAGAGGCTCATCCGTGAGCTGGCCAAGTTCGGAGCCGTGGGCGGCGCGGGCCTGCTGGTGAACCTCGGCGTCTTCAACGCCGTCCGGCATCTGACCGATCTGCAGGTGGTCCGGGCGAGCGTCATCGCGACGGTCGTGGCGATCGCCTTCAACTACGTGGGGTTCCGCTACTTCACCTACCGCGACCGCGACCGCAGCGGGCGCACCAGGGAAATGACGCTGTTCCTGCTGTTCAGCGCGGTGGGCCTGGTGATCGAGAACGGGCTGCTGTACGCGGCGACCTACTGGTTCGGCTGGGACAGCCCGTTGCAGAGCAACGTGTTCAAGTTCGTCGGCATCGGCATCGCGACGCTGTTCCGGTTCTGGTCGTACCGCACCTGGGTGTTCCGGGCGCTGCCGGCGAAGGAGGCCGTGGCCGACGCCGAGGCCTTTCTGACGGTGGCCGAGCAGTCCCGCCGCCCCGAGCCCCAGGCCGCGCAGCGCGTGAGCTGACCCCCGCCGCGCCCCCGCGGCCGGCGCGGCCGGCGCGCGGGGCTCGTCAGCGGACCGTGGGCTCCTCGTCCTGTGCGGTGCGCTTCTGCGGCGCGGTGCGGGACAGGAACAGGCCGAAGACCGGCGGCTGTGCCTGGAGCATCTCCAGGCGTCCGCCGTCCGCCTCGGCCAGGTCGCGGGCGACGGCCAGGCCGATGCCCGTGGAGTTGCGGCCGCTGATCGTCCGCTCGAAGATGCGGGCTCCCAGGTCGGCGGGGACGCCGGGGCCCTCGTCGGTGACCTCGACCACGGCCTGGTTGCCGGTGACGCGGGTGCGCAGCGCGACCGTGCCGCCGCCGTGCATCAGCGAGTTCTCGATCAGCGCGGCCAGCACCTGGGCGACCGCGCCGGGCGTGCCCACCGCCCGCAGATGGCGTTTGCCGGAGCTGACGACGGCGCGGCCCACGCCCCGGTAGGCGGGCCGCCACTCGGCGAGCTGCTGCTGGATGACCTCGTCGAGGTCGAAGGTGACCGCGGAGCCGGTGCGCGGGTCGCGGGCGTTGGTCAGGAGGCGCTCCACGACGTCCGTGAGCCGTTCCACCTGCGTCAGCGCGATCGTGGCCTCCTCCTTCACCGTGTCCGGGTCGTCGGTGAGGGTGATCTCCTCCAGCCGCATGGACAGCGCCGTCAGGGGCGTGCGCAGCTGGTGGGAGGCGTCGGCCGCCAGCCGGCGTTCGGCGGTGAGCATGCGGGCGATGCGTTCGGCGGAGGAGTCGAGGACGTCGGCCACCCGGTCCAGCTCGGGGACGGCGTAGCGCTTGTGACGGGGGCGCGGGTCGCCCGAGCCCAGGCGTTCGGCGGTCTCGGCCAGGTCGGTGAGGGGCGAGGCGAGCCGGTTGGCCTGGCGGATCGCCAGCAGCACCGCCGCGATGACCGCGAGCAGCGCCACCAGGGCGATGATGAGCAGGGTGCGGCCGACCTCCCGGGTCACCGTGGAGCGCGGCTCCTGGACCAGGACGCTCTCGCCCTCCTCGCCGCGGGCGGTGGACCGGATGACGTCGCCCTCGGGGCGGACGCCGACCTGGATGACCGGCCGGCCGGGGATGCGGATCTCGGCGTAGCGGTCCTGGGTGACCTGGTCGCGCAGTATCTCGGCGGTGACGTCCTCCGCGCCGACCAGCCGGCTGTCGACGATGCTGGCCAGCCGCAGCGCCTCGGAGTCCACGCGTTCCTGGGCGCTGTTGCTGATCGTGCGGGTCTCGACGATGACGAGGGACAGCCCGAACACGGCGATGACGACGAGCACGACGGCAAGGGTGGACTGGATCAGACGGCGGCGCACTGGGCCCTCCGGGGCGGTGACGTTTCCAGGCGGGCTCTGGCGGCCCCGTCAGGGGCGCGGGGAACTGCGCGAGAAGCCCCACCGGCCCGCACCCGACGACGCACGCGCACGGTCGGCCCCGGGGGACGGTCGGCCCCGGGGGACCGGGTCAGCTCTTCTCGAAGCGGAAGCCCACGCCGCGCACGGTGGCGATGTAGCGGGGGTTGGCCGCGTCGTCGCCGAGCTTCTTGCGCAGCCAGGAGATGTGCATGTCGAGGGTCTTGGTCGACGACCACCAGGTGGTGTCCCAGACCTCGCGCATCAGCTGGTCGCGGGTGACGACCCTCCCCGCGTCGCGCACCAGGACCCGCAGCAGGTCGAACTCCTTGGCGGTGAGCTGGAGTTCCTCCTCGCCCATCCAGGCGCGGTGCGACTCGACGTCGATGCGCACGCCGTGGGTGGCGGGCGGCTGCTGGGGCTCGGAGGCGCCGCGCCGCAGCAGGGCCCTCACCCGGGCGAGGAGTTCGGCCAGCCGGAAGGGCTTGGTGACGTAGTCGTCGGCGCCCGCGTCCAGACCGACGACGGTGTCCACCTCGTCGGCGCGCGCGGTCAGGATGAGGATCGGAATGGCGTGGCCCTCGGAGCGCAGCCGGCGGGCGACCTCCAGGCCGTCCATGCCGGGCAGACCGAGGTCCAGGACGACCAGGTCGACGCCGCCCTGCATTCCGGCGTCGAGTGCGGTGGGGCCGTCCTCGCGCACCTCGACCTCGTAGCCCTCCCGGCGCAGGGCGCGGGCCAGCGGCTCCGAGATGGACGCGTCGTCCTCGGCGAGCAGTACACGGGTCATGAGCTGATGGTAGTCCGCGCGGGCAGGGGCCGAAGTGTGATCGCCGACGCCGTTTCTTACCCGGGGACAAGCCGGACAGCCGGGACACCTGCCGGGGGCCGGGCCGTCGTCGATCTTGGTACGGACCTGCGGTCGATGGATGACAGGATGTTTCAGACCTTCGAAACGCCGCCACGGTTCCATGATCACCTGTGATCCGCGTCTCAAGTCCTTCCATATCCGGCGTTGTGCTGCCGTATGGTGAAAGAACGCCTGTAGTACACAGGGACCTTTGGCGGTCCGCTTGACGCCGAGGGTCTCTTTTGTGTGCGGGCCGGTTCCCGCCGGCCCCGAGAGGAATGACCTGTGGCCGGGCCCCCGACGCGAGGGGGCGTGGATCCCGGTGACCGCCGTCCACCGCTTCGAGACCCGGAGCGGACTCCCCCCGGGCGTAGGGGCGGACGAGGCGGTCCGCCGGTGCCGGCCGCCCCCCACCGGGCGCGCGGCGCGTTGAGCGCGGCGCGTCCCGAGCAGCAAGGAACGACATGGCGTCCAGCCTGACGAAGGACTCGGTCCGCCCGGGCACCCCCGGCTCCGGGAAGACCTTCTTCGGCCACCCCCGCGGACTGGCCACTCTCTTCATGACCGAGATGTGGGAGCGGTTCTCCTACTACGGCATGAAGGCTCTGCTCACCGTCTACCTGCTCTCCGGCGGCCCCGGCGCCGGCAAGGGGAGCATGGGCGGCGGTCTGGCGATGGACGTGGCCACCACCACGGTGATCGTCTCCGTCTACTCGGCGATGGTCTATCTGCTCGCCATGCCGGGCGGCTGGCTGGGCGACCGCGTCTGGGGCCCCCGCAAGACGGTCGCCATCGCCGCCGTGACGATCATGGCCGGTCACCTCGTGCTGGCGCTGCCCGGCGGCCAGGCGCCGTTCTTCGCGGGCCTGGCGCTGGTCGCGGCCGGTTCGGGCCTGCTCAAGGCCAACATCTCCACCATGGTGGGCCACCTGTACGACGGCCCGGAGGACCCGCGGCGCGACGGCGGCTTCACCATCTTCTACATGGGCATCAACGCGGGCGCGTTCTTCGCCCCGCTGGTCATCGGCACGGTCGGCCAGGAGGTCAACTGGCACCTCGGCTTCGGCCTGGCCGCGGTCGGCATGGCGATCGGCCTCACCACCTTCCTGCTCGGCACCCGCAACCTGAGCCCGCGCAGCGACGTCGTCCCGAAGCCGCTGGCGGCCGAGGAGCGCGCGGACTGGCTGCGCAAGGGCCTGCTCTGGCTGATCGCCGGGACCGTCTTCTACGGCGTCGTCGGGTTCACCGGTCACTTCACGCTGAACTGGGCGATGATCCCGCTCACCGTCATCGGTCTGGTGATCCCGGCGGGCGTGCTGCTGCGCATCAAGCGCGACAAGGAGCTGTCGGTCGTCGAGCAGTCGAAGATGACGGGCTACATCTGGTTCTTCGTCGCGGCCGCCGTCTTCTGGATGATCTACGACCAGGGCGCGTCCACGGTCCAGGCCTTCGGCGAGGGCAAGGCCTCGGGCTCCCTGCTGGGCTTCGACTTCCCGTCCTCCTGGTACCAGTCGCTGAACCCGCTGTTCATCATGGCGCTCGCCCCGGTCTTCGCCTGGGTCTGGGTGTGGCTGAACCGCCGCGGCAAGGAGCCGAGCACCATCGTGAAGTTCTCGATGGGCCTGGTCCTGGTCGGCGTGTCGTTCTTCTTCTTCCTGGTCCCGCTGGCCATGGCGTCCGACGGCACCGCGGTCAGCCCGATGTGGCTGGTCGGCATCTACTTCATCCAGACCGTGGGTGAGCTGTGCCTCTCGCCGGTCGGCCTGTCGGTGACCACGAAGATGGCCCCCGCCAAGTACGCCAGCCAGATGATGGGCGTGTGGTTCCTCGCGGTCACCGCGGGCGACTCCGTCACCAGCCTGCTGTCCAACCCGGCCATAGCGGGCGTCGACCTCGGCGGCACGCCCGCGGTCCTCGGCGAGGCCGCCCTCGCCGCCCTCGCGGGCGTCGCGGTGTGGATGTACCGCCGGAAGGTCAAGTCGCTGATGGGCGACGTCCACTGACGTCCCGTCACGCCGAGGAGGGGCCGCCGCACCGGACAGGTGCGGCGGCCCCTCTCGCATGCGGGACGGCCTCAGGCCTTGGTCTCGACCGACCAGGAGCGCGTGAAGCTGCTGAAGCCGCACATCACGGTGGACTTCTGCCCCGGCTTCACCCACGGCCCGAACAGGATCCACGGGATCTCGTGCGGGGTGCCCCGGCCGCGGATCACGTCGCACACCAGCTTGACGCGGTGCTTGCTCACCTTCTTGCCCGAGCCGGACTTCTTGCACGAGGACGTCGCCTTCGGCCGGCCGAGGTCGAGGTGGACCTCGGCCTTGCACCTGTACTTCGCCGTCGCCGCCTCGGCGGGCGCCGCCGTCGCCAGTCCGGCGCCCGTCGCGATGAGGACGGCGGCGAGCGCACCGCCCGCCGCCTTCTTCCCCCAGATCATTTGCTCCTCTTCCCTCCGCGAGGTGCAGAGCGCGATGGTCAACGCTTCAACTGCTTCTTTGCCTCGCGGGCATCTCCGTTGCTCGATCGCTCGCGCGAACATCCGGACGGTATGCGAGAGATGATCTTGGAAGCAAACGATCCGTGCCGTTCTGAGCAAGATCTGAGGTGTGCCCTCAGAACGGCCGCCGCCGTCCCGGCAGGAACGTGAAGACCGCTCCGCCCAGCAGCACCGCCGTGCCCGCGACCAGGCCCAGGGCCTTCAGCGCCCCGTGATCGCCCGAGCCCGTCTCCGCGAGACCGCCGCCTCCGGTGGCCGCGCCGCCGGAGCCCGACGACGACCCCGAACCGCCGCCGCCCGAGGCGCCGCCGGCCTGCTCCTCGGTGTTCAGCGTCAGGGAGACCGCCGTGCTGTCCGGGGTGCAGGTGGTGGTCGTGCCCAGGGCCTCGATGACGAGGACGCCCGGCGAGAGCGTGGACTCACCGGTCGCACCCGGCTTGTACGTCCCGGTCAGGTCGGGGATCTCGATCGGGGCGCCCTGCTTGACGGGGGCCGCGTTGGCCGGGCCCGTCACCTTGACCGAGCCCTTGTCCGAGCCGCCCAGGGTGACCTGCATCGACGGTTTCACCGAGCCGGCCGGAATGTCGATCGGGCTGTTCATCACCGACTTCTTGAACCGCACGGTCAGCCCGTAACTCCCGCCGTTCTTCCGCGCGTCGATCTGCACCGGCGACGTCGCCCTCTTCTCCCCGATGGGCGACTGGCAGGTGTAGGGGACGTCGACGACCTTGCCGGTGAAGTCCGTCCGGCCGGAGCCGCCGGTCGGCGACGGGGTCGGGGTGGCCGACGACGAGGACGACGGCGTCGCGGACCCGCCGGGCGAACCCGAGGCCGTCGGCGACGCGCTCGGCGAAGGGCTGCCGCTGGACGAGCCCGGACCGCCGTTGCCGGCCGTCACCGTGATGGTCGCCGAGGGCTGCACGGCCTGCGTGGGCGTGCACCGGGTGTCCGTCGACAGCGCGTTGACGACGTACGCGTCCGGCGTCAGCGTCACCTGCCCGACCGCCGTCAGCTTCAGCGAGCCCTTCATGTCGGACAGCGTCATCGCGCCGCCCTTGGGGATCGCCGGGTTCTCGCGCGGTCCCCGCACGGCGATGTCGGCGGTCTGCGCACCGGCCGCCTTGAGGGTGCCGGACGGCTGCACGGAGTTCGCGGGCAGATCGATGATGTCGGGGTTCTTCGACGCGGCCTGCGTGAACTTCCAGACGACGTCCACGGTGTCGCCGACCTTCGCCGTGACCGGCGCGGTGATCTCCACCTTCGTCGTGCCGTTGACGTCGGGCAGGCCGATGCCCGACGGCGGTACGCACTTGGTGGCGTAGGACACCTCGGCGGCCTGCGCCTGACCCGCGGTCACGCCCAGCAGGACGGCGGCCCCGGTGAGCATGACGGCGACGCCCGCGGCCGCCGCCCGCCTGCGCGCGCGGGCCCCTTCGGGTGGCATGGCTCTCTCACTCACGTGGATCCCTTCCTGCCGGAGTCGTGGGGTCGAGGCGAGTCGTCGCCCCCGCCGGAACCGGCGGAACCGGCGGAACCGGCGGAACCGGCAGAGCCGGCGGAACCGGCGGAACCGGCAGAGCCGGCAGACCGGGGGGCCCGGCGAGGGCGCCCGGGCCCCGTGGGAGCGGTGCGGTCCATGGGGACGGCCGAACCGGCGTCAGCGTCCGGGCCGACCGGCACGGCCGGTCCCGACGGAGCCGTCGTGGCAGCCGTCGTGGCCGTGGGGGCCGTCGGAGCCGTGGAGGCCGTGGGGGCCGTGGAGGCCGTCGGAGCCGTGGAGGCCGTCGGAGCCGTGGAGGCCGTGGGGGTCGCGGAGGCCGTCGGGGCCGTAAAGGCCGTCGGGGCCGTAAAGGCCGTCGGGGCCGTAGAGGCCGTAGAGGCCGTAGAGGCCGTCGGGGCCGTAGAGGCCGTCGGGGCCGTCGGGGCGGTGGAGGCCGTGGGGGCCGACGGGGCCGTGGAGGCCGTCGTGGCCGTCGGGGCGGTGGAGGCCGTCGGGGCCGTAGAGGCCGTAGAGGCCGTGGGGGCCATCGTGGCCGTCGGGGCCGTAGAGGCCGTCGTGGCCGTCGGGGCCGTCGGGGCCGTCGGGGCCGTCGGGGCCGTCGGGGCCGTAGAGGTCGCCTGAGTCGCCTGAGCCGTCGGCGGGGCCGAGTCCGGCGGCGGGGCCGGGCCCGGCGGAGGCGCGGGGTGGTCCTCCTGCGGCGCGGTGAGGCGGGTCGTGGCGGCCGGGCCGGTGTCCGGGGTGAACCACGGCAGGGCCGGGTTCGGGGCCGGGTTCGGGGGCGGGGGCCCGGTCCGGGGGGACCGGAGGGGTCTGCCGTGCCCGTGCCGGGGGACGCGCGAGGCGCCCCGGCCCGGCGGGCGCGGACGCACCCGGTCCACCACGGCCAGCCCGACGCGGAACAGCGCCGCCGGCACGACCACGCAGAGCAGGATCCAGAACAGGGTCACGCCCCACGGGCGGCCCACGCCCCACGGCTGCTCGGCGAGGACCTTCCCGCCGTACTTGAGGGAGACCGTGTAGTCGCCGTGGGCGCCCGCGGCCAGTTCGACGGGCAGTGCGACGCGGGCCTTCCCACCGGGGCGGATCGTGCCGCGCCACTGCCGTTCGTCCCACTCGGGGGCGAACACCCCGTGCGCCGCGCCGACCTGGAACACGGGGTCCTTCACGTCCCCGGTGCCGAGGTTGCCCACGGTGAACGTCAGCGTGCGCGCGGGCGGCGCCCCGAACCACGTCAGCAGGCCCGAGGACCCCTCGAGGCGGGTGTCGGTGAGCACCGACAGACGTCCGCCGCCGGTTTGCGCGGGCAGCGGCCGGACCGGATGCCCGGCCACCTGGAACGCCGCGTCGGCCTGCGCCTTCGTACCGGTGACGGTGGCCACGTGCACGACGCAGGGACACGGCGCCGGGGGTTCGGCTACCGGCAGCGCCCGGCTGAAGCGGCCGTCGGCGTCGGTGGTGACGGCGCGCCCGTCGGCGTTGGCACAAGAGTTGGTGCCCCCGATCACGCCCCGGGCCGGCGTCGCCTGTCCGCAGACCAGCAGCATCAGCAGGGTGCGCGGCCGCCAGCCGCTGCCGCTCACGGTGACCGAACCGCCCGTGCCCGCCTGCGCCGCGGACACCGTCACCGCCGGCCGCCCGGCGGCCGCGGCCGGGGCGCCCACGGACACCGGGGCCGCCGACAGCAATAGGACGAGGAGGAGCAGGACCGGCGCGGGCGCCGTGATCCGCGACTCTGCTCTCACGTCAGCGCTCCCCTCGGCTCGACTTCGACGGCGGCCGTCCCGCGCCGGCGCCGGCCTCGACGCCGGCGTCGCAGGACCACGGCGGCGGCCGCGGCCGACAGCGCGCCGCTCGCCACGCCCGCCGCCGCGCCCGGTGACACGAACCGCGCGGACGCCCGCCCGGTGGCGCGGGCCGCGCCGGGCGCGGTGACGGTCAGCCGCACGGTGACGGCGTCCAGGGCCGGAGGGTCGGGCCAGGGCTCGGACAGGGCGAGACGGCGGCCCGGCGGCAGGCGCACGGGCAGCGGGCGCGGCCCGCGGTCCATGACGACGCCCAGGACGCCGTCCGCGTGCACGGCGAGCCGGGGGACGAGCACCGTGGTGCCGCGGTTGACCAGCTCGTAGGCGATGCGGCCGCCGCGCACGGCCACGTGCTCGACGGTCAGCGCGGCCAGCCGCGGACCGCCGACCCGGACCAGCAGCCGGACCTCGCTCTCCCGGCCCGCGGAGTCCCGCACGACGATCCGGCCCGTGCGGTCGCCGGGCCGGGCGTCCGCCGCGACCGTCACCGTGAAGGGCACCTCGGCGCGGGTGCGGGCGGGGACGTCGAGCGCGGTCTCGGCGAAGGCGACCCGCAGGCCGGGACCGGCGGCGCCCAGCCGGACGGCGAGCGGCCGGCTCCCCCGGTTGGTCACGGCGACCGTGTCCCGCAGGGCCGTTCCGGGCGCGCCCTCGGCGTAGAACGACGGCCGTCCCCCGCCGGCGGGCGCCGCCGACCAGCCGTCCGGACCGGCGGTCGGACCGGCGTGCGGCGCACCGGCCGGCAGTGCCGGGAGAAGCAGCGCCGGGGACAGCAGCGGCAGGGACAG encodes:
- a CDS encoding GtrA family protein — translated: MAHGSSGLKRLIRELAKFGAVGGAGLLVNLGVFNAVRHLTDLQVVRASVIATVVAIAFNYVGFRYFTYRDRDRSGRTREMTLFLLFSAVGLVIENGLLYAATYWFGWDSPLQSNVFKFVGIGIATLFRFWSYRTWVFRALPAKEAVADAEAFLTVAEQSRRPEPQAAQRVS
- a CDS encoding ATP-binding protein — protein: MRRRLIQSTLAVVLVVIAVFGLSLVIVETRTISNSAQERVDSEALRLASIVDSRLVGAEDVTAEILRDQVTQDRYAEIRIPGRPVIQVGVRPEGDVIRSTARGEEGESVLVQEPRSTVTREVGRTLLIIALVALLAVIAAVLLAIRQANRLASPLTDLAETAERLGSGDPRPRHKRYAVPELDRVADVLDSSAERIARMLTAERRLAADASHQLRTPLTALSMRLEEITLTDDPDTVKEEATIALTQVERLTDVVERLLTNARDPRTGSAVTFDLDEVIQQQLAEWRPAYRGVGRAVVSSGKRHLRAVGTPGAVAQVLAALIENSLMHGGGTVALRTRVTGNQAVVEVTDEGPGVPADLGARIFERTISGRNSTGIGLAVARDLAEADGGRLEMLQAQPPVFGLFLSRTAPQKRTAQDEEPTVR
- a CDS encoding response regulator transcription factor; translation: MTRVLLAEDDASISEPLARALRREGYEVEVREDGPTALDAGMQGGVDLVVLDLGLPGMDGLEVARRLRSEGHAIPILILTARADEVDTVVGLDAGADDYVTKPFRLAELLARVRALLRRGASEPQQPPATHGVRIDVESHRAWMGEEELQLTAKEFDLLRVLVRDAGRVVTRDQLMREVWDTTWWSSTKTLDMHISWLRKKLGDDAANPRYIATVRGVGFRFEKS
- a CDS encoding peptide MFS transporter translates to MASSLTKDSVRPGTPGSGKTFFGHPRGLATLFMTEMWERFSYYGMKALLTVYLLSGGPGAGKGSMGGGLAMDVATTTVIVSVYSAMVYLLAMPGGWLGDRVWGPRKTVAIAAVTIMAGHLVLALPGGQAPFFAGLALVAAGSGLLKANISTMVGHLYDGPEDPRRDGGFTIFYMGINAGAFFAPLVIGTVGQEVNWHLGFGLAAVGMAIGLTTFLLGTRNLSPRSDVVPKPLAAEERADWLRKGLLWLIAGTVFYGVVGFTGHFTLNWAMIPLTVIGLVIPAGVLLRIKRDKELSVVEQSKMTGYIWFFVAAAVFWMIYDQGASTVQAFGEGKASGSLLGFDFPSSWYQSLNPLFIMALAPVFAWVWVWLNRRGKEPSTIVKFSMGLVLVGVSFFFFLVPLAMASDGTAVSPMWLVGIYFIQTVGELCLSPVGLSVTTKMAPAKYASQMMGVWFLAVTAGDSVTSLLSNPAIAGVDLGGTPAVLGEAALAALAGVAVWMYRRKVKSLMGDVH